In Streptomyces sp. P9-A4, the genomic window ACTCGGCCCGCTCTGGAGGCCAGAGGGCGTCGAGCTCGGCGATGACTTCAGACAGACGGGGCACGAGGAAAGGCTACCTGTCCTCCGTGCCCCGCCGTCCGGCCCGGTCCCCGGGCGTACCGGTGCCCTGCCCTGCGGCTACTTGACCAGGTCCGCGCGCAGGTCGTCGAGGACGCTGTTCGCGGCCGTCACGCCGAGGCCCAGGTACCAGGTCTCGTCCGGGACGTCCTTGGCCTGGCCGGCCTTGACGGCCTTGAGGTTCTTCCAGAGCGGGTTGGCCTGGGCGGTGTCCTTCTTGGTGGCCTTGGCGTCGCCGTACACGCCGGTGAAGATCCAGTCGGCGTCGGCCTCGTCGATCTTCTCGGGGCTGATCTCGGCGGCCAGCTCGTCGATCTGCTGGTTCTTGGGCCGCGGCAGGCCGGTGTCCTCCAGGATCGTACCGATGAAGGAGGCCTTGGCGTAGAGGCGGATCTTGCCGGGGAGGTAGCGGACCATGGAGACGGTGGGCTTGTTCGGTCCGATGTCCGTGCCGAGCTGCTTCGCCTTGGTCTCGTACGCGGCGAGCTTCGTCTTCGCCTCGGCGGTCTTGTCGAGCGCGGCGGCGTTGAGGAGGTAGTTCTCCTTCCAGGTGAAGCCCGGGCGGATGGAGAACACGGTCGGCGCGATCTTCGACAGCTCGTCGTACTTGTCGGCGGCGCGGAGCTGGCTGCCGAGGATCAGGTCGGGCTGGAGGTTGGCGATGGCCTCCAGGTTCAGGTTGTTGATGGTGCCGACCGACTTGGGGCTGCCGGCGTCCTTCTTGAGGTAGCCGGGGATGCCGTCGTCGCCCTCGGAGGGGGCGTAGCCGACGGGCTGGATGCCCAGGGAGACGACGTTGTCGAGCTCGCCGACGTCGAGGACGACGACCCGCTTGGGGGCGGCCTTCAGCTCGGTCGTGCCGAGGGCGTGGGTGAGGGTGCGCGGGAACTGGCCCGGCTTCGCGTCGGTGCCCATGGCCGCGGTCTTGGCGGCGGCGTCGCCGAAGTCCTTGCCGCCGGTGGCGACGTCCTTCTTCTTGGTCGTGTCCTCCTTCTCGGAGGCGTCGGATCCTCCGTCTCCTCCTCCGCAGGCCGCGAGCGAGAGCGCGGCGGCGAGGGCGAGGACGGCGGCGGTGCCGCGGCGGCGGAGGGACATGAGAAGGCTCCTGTACGGGTCCTGGCGGGGATACGGGCGCGACCGCGCGGAGTCCGGGGAGGGGTGGGCCGTCCGGGTGAACGACCGGACCCCCAGGATCCGCTTAGGTTCGCCTTACCTTACTCACCACCGGCCACTCCAGCACAACCGCCCCCCAGGGCTCAGCAGAACCGCCGCACGGCCACCCTTATGTGTGAAGTGACCCGGCTCGTGTTGTTCGGCTGGAAGGGCGAAAACTAGCTTCGTGGCCGGAGGTGACGAGTCGATGACAGCGTGTGCCATCGAGACCACGGCCGAGGACGACGATCGCGGCGACCACCGCGACGCCGGCCGCGGCGGGGAGCGCCCCGGCGGCGCGGCCCGGCCGACGGGTTTCACGATCACGGCGAACGGCGCGTACGCGGCCAGGCTCGCGGGCGCCGGGGACGCCCTGTACGCGGAGCGGTGGACCCTCGACGGCCCCGAGCCGTACGCCGTGCCGCTCCCCCTCGGCCAGCCGGAGGAGCCGGGCACCCAGCTGCTGCCCCTCGCGGACGGCCGGGTGCTCGTCGCCCGCCGGGTGGACGGGCGGCGGAACACGTTCTCGCTGCTCTACCCCACCGGCCCGGCCACCGGGGAGCTCCAGCTCGGCGCGGTCGAGGCCCCCGGCTCCGAGCGGCTGGTGCTGCTGCCGCCCTCCCCGGACGGCATCTGCGCGTACGCGATGTGCGTCGGCCCCGACACCACCACGCTGTGGCTGGTCGCGGGCGGCGCCTTCGGCCCCGAGCAGGTGGCGGAGATCAAGGGCCGCTGCTCGGGCGGGGTCTGGCTGGACCGTACGGGCCGGATACTGGCGCTCGACCGGCGGCTGGACGACGGGCCGGTGAAGGCCGTCACCGTCGACCTGGAGCGGGGCGGGGAGGTGACGCCGCTGCTCCAGATCACCGAGGACAGCGACGACCGGCTGCTCCTCGCGGACCCGGACAGCGGGCTGCTCCTGATCCGCTCCGACGCGCCCTCGCCGGGGCACGACCGGCTCGGCTGGGGCGTGCTCGGGAGCCTGCGGCCGGTGCGGTTCCCCGAGTGCCTGCGGCTCGACGACGCGGCGCTGACGCCGTTCGCCGTGCAGCCGGGGCAGGTGCTGATGCCGGAGAGCTGCGCGGTGGCACTGCGGATCGACGCGGCGGGCGGCAGCTGGGTGGGCACCTGGCAGCCCTCGTCCCGGCGGCTCGGCCAGCTGGCCGCGCCCGCGGGCTGGCTGGCCGGGGCGGGGCTGTGGACGGCCGGGGGCGTGCTGCGGCTGCCGTACGCGACGGCCGGGGCGCCGTGCGGGCTCGCGGACGTGGAGGCGCCGCCGGAGCCCGGGCCGGAGCCGGAGTGCGCGGCCGGGCCCGAGCCGGTGGCGGTCGCCGAGGAGCCCCGGGTGTGCCGCCCGGTGCCCTTGCGGGAGGCTCCGCTGACCGATCGCAAACCCGCTGGTTAGACTCACGGCCGCACATCAAGAGCAATACGTACGGGGTGAGTTCCAGCATGTCCGATGCAAGCACGGAGGGTACGGAGTCGAACGGCTCCGGGAAGCACCGCGGTGAGTCCTCGCCGGCGGAGGACTCCACGTCCTCGCCGCACGGCAGGCACCGCCGCGAGGCCGAGGCCCACGCGCGGTAGGAAGTGAGAGGCGAAGGGCCCCGGGGTCTCCCCCGGGGCCCTTCGCCTTCCCCACCACCACCCCCGCGGCCGGGCTCTTCCCCCGCCCCCGAAGCCGGGCTTCTCCGCCACCCCCGTGGCTCAGCCCTTCTTCAGCCCCAGCACCTCCGACGCCGCGAAGGTCTCGCCCGCCGGGCGGGAGGCGTAGTGCGGGGTCAGGAGGCCGTCCAGTTCCTCGTACGTGAACGCCTCCTTCGCCGTGTCGAACTTGGCCGACACCTTCGGCCGGTCGACCACCGCGACCATCCCGCCGTGCACGACGAGCAGCTGGCCGTTGACCCCGGCCGCCGCAGGGGAGGCCAGATAGCCGACGAGCGGGGCCACGTGCTCCGGGGACAGCGGGTCGAGGTCGCCCTCCGCCGGTTCACCGAAGCCCGCGAAGACGTCTTCGGTCATCCGGGTCCTGGCCCGGGGGCAGATGGCGTTGGCCGTCACCCCGTACCGGGCGAGCGCCAGCGCCGACGACGTGGTCAGGCCCACGATGCCGCCCTTGGCCGCCGCGTAGTTGGGCTGTCCTGCCGAGCCCGCGAGGAAGGCCTCGGAGGAGGTGTTGACGATCCGGCCGTAGACTCCGGCCTCCCCCGCCTTCGACCGGGTCCTCCAGTGCACCGACGCGAAGTGGGTGGTGTTGAAGTGGCCCTTGAGGTGGACCCGTACGACCGAGTCCCACTCGTCCTCGGTCATCGAGAAGACCATCCGGTCGCGCAGGATGCCCGCGTTGTTGACGAGGACGTCCAGCTTGCCGAACTCGCTGACGGCCAGGTCGACCAGGGCCCGCGCGGTCTCGAAGTCGGAGACGTCGCCGAGGTGGGCGACCGCCCGGCCGCCGGCCGCGCGGATCTCCTCCGCGACCTCCTCGGCGGGCGCGGCGGACGCGGCGCCCGAGCCGTCGCGGCCGGGCTGGCCGTAGTCGTTGACGACGACGGCGGCGCCGAGCCGGGCGAGTTCCAGGGCCTCGGCGCGGCCGAGTCCCCGGCCGGCGCCGGTGACGATCGCGCTCAGTCCCTCAAGAGGGAGTGACATGGGGCGGGTTCCTCTCAGATCTCGATGCAGGTGCGCAGGGCGGCGCCCGTACGCATCTGCTCCAGGGCCTCGTTGATGCCCGCGAGCGGTACGCGGTGGGTGATGAGGGACTCCAGGTCGATGCGGCCGGCCCGCCAGAGCGCGATGGCCCGCTCGTACGAGCGGATCACGTCGCCGCCGCCGTACATGGAGGGCAGGATGCGCTTCTCGTCGAAGAAGAGCTCGAACATGTTGAGCTGGAGGAAGTCGTCGAGGGCGCCCGCGCCGACGACGCAGAGGGTGCCGCCGCGCCGGGTCGTCTCGTACGCGGTCCGCGCGGTGGCGGACTTGCCGACGACCTCGAAGACGTAGTCGAAGCCCTCGCCGCCGGTGATCCGCTGCTTGGCGTCGGCGAGCGCGTCGGGGGCGACCGCCTCGGTGGCGCCGAAGCGCAGCGCGGCCTCGCGGCGGGACTCGACGGGGTCGACGGCGACGATCTGGGCGGCGCCCTGGAGCTTGGCGCCCTGGATCGCGGAGATGCCGACGCCGCCGCAGCCGATGACGGCGACCGACGAACCGGCCTCCACCTTGGCGGTGTTGATGGCCGCGCCGAGGCCGGTGGTGACGCCGCAGCCGATGAGGGCGGCGATGTCGAAGGGCACGTCGTCGGGGATCGGGACGGCGCAGCCCGCGTCGACGACGACCTCCTCGGTGAAGGTGCCGGTGCCGGCGAAGCCGAAGACGTCTCCGCCGGGGCGCTTGAAGTTGGGGGTGCCGGCGTTCATGAACCCGGCGAGGCACAGCTGTGTCTGGCCGCGCTTGCAGGCGGCGCAGCTGCCGCAGGCGGGCAGCCAGCAGAGCAGCACCCGCTGGCCCTGGCTGAGTCCGGTGACGCCGTCGCCGACGTCGAGGATCTCGCCGGCGCCCTCGTGGCCGGGGATGAAGGGGGCGGGCTGCGGGAGGACGCCGTTCATCGCGGAGACGTCGGAGTGGCAGAGGCCGGTGGCCCGGATCCGGATCTTCACCTTGCCGGGGCCGAAGCCCACCGCCTCGACGTCGTCGAGGACTTCGAGTTTGTCCTGGCCGATCTCGTGCAGTACGGCTGCGCGCATGGTGCGGCTCCAATCAGACGGGTCAGGAGTGCTCGACGACGGTGTCGGCGAGTACGGGTGCGTCGTCGCGCTCCACGGCGGTGACCGTCACCTGCACGCGGCCCTCGTCGGTCCACATCCGGATGCGCAGGGTCTCGCCGGGGAAGAAGATCCCGGCGAATCGGGTGCGGTACGAGCGGACGCGGGTGACGTCGCCGCCGAGCACCGTGTCCACCACCGCCTTGAGCGTCATGCCGTACGTGCAGAGTCCGTGCAGGATCGGCCGGTCGAATCCGGCGAGTCCGGCGAACTCGGGGTCGGCGTGGAGCGGGTTCCAGTCGCCGGAGAGGCGGTACAGCAGCGCCTGGTCCTCCCGTACGGGCCGCTCGACGGTCTTGTCGGGCTCGCGGGCGGGGATGTCGAGGCGCTCGGAGGGGCCCCGGTCGCCGCCCCAGCCGCCCTCGCCCCGGACGAAGATCTGGGCGTCGCTGGTCCAGAGCGGTCCTTCGGCGTCGGAGGCCTCGGAGCGCAGGACGAGGACGGCGGCCTTGCCCTTGTCGTACACGGCGGCGACGCGCGAGGTGGAGACGGCGCGGCCGGAGACGGGGACGGGGCGGTGGAGCGTGACCGACTGGCCGCCGTGCAGGACGGCGGCGAGGTCGATGTCGATGCCGGGGGCGGAGAGGCCGCCGACGACGCCCATGCCCGCGCCCGCGACGGTCGCGAAGCTGGGCAGGACGTGGAGGCGGGATTCGAGGGTGTAGCGCAGCTCGCCGGGGTCCGTCGCCGGGACACCGGCGCCCAGTCCCAGGTGGTAGAGCTGGACGTCCTTGTGGTCCCAGGAGATCTCGGCGCTGCGGGGTTCGGCGGCGACGGCCTTGGCGGGGTCGATGGGCATCGGGCTGCTG contains:
- a CDS encoding 3-oxoacyl-ACP reductase; its protein translation is MSLPLEGLSAIVTGAGRGLGRAEALELARLGAAVVVNDYGQPGRDGSGAASAAPAEEVAEEIRAAGGRAVAHLGDVSDFETARALVDLAVSEFGKLDVLVNNAGILRDRMVFSMTEDEWDSVVRVHLKGHFNTTHFASVHWRTRSKAGEAGVYGRIVNTSSEAFLAGSAGQPNYAAAKGGIVGLTTSSALALARYGVTANAICPRARTRMTEDVFAGFGEPAEGDLDPLSPEHVAPLVGYLASPAAAGVNGQLLVVHGGMVAVVDRPKVSAKFDTAKEAFTYEELDGLLTPHYASRPAGETFAASEVLGLKKG
- a CDS encoding MaoC/PaaZ C-terminal domain-containing protein, which codes for MPIDPAKAVAAEPRSAEISWDHKDVQLYHLGLGAGVPATDPGELRYTLESRLHVLPSFATVAGAGMGVVGGLSAPGIDIDLAAVLHGGQSVTLHRPVPVSGRAVSTSRVAAVYDKGKAAVLVLRSEASDAEGPLWTSDAQIFVRGEGGWGGDRGPSERLDIPAREPDKTVERPVREDQALLYRLSGDWNPLHADPEFAGLAGFDRPILHGLCTYGMTLKAVVDTVLGGDVTRVRSYRTRFAGIFFPGETLRIRMWTDEGRVQVTVTAVERDDAPVLADTVVEHS
- a CDS encoding Zn-dependent alcohol dehydrogenase yields the protein MRAAVLHEIGQDKLEVLDDVEAVGFGPGKVKIRIRATGLCHSDVSAMNGVLPQPAPFIPGHEGAGEILDVGDGVTGLSQGQRVLLCWLPACGSCAACKRGQTQLCLAGFMNAGTPNFKRPGGDVFGFAGTGTFTEEVVVDAGCAVPIPDDVPFDIAALIGCGVTTGLGAAINTAKVEAGSSVAVIGCGGVGISAIQGAKLQGAAQIVAVDPVESRREAALRFGATEAVAPDALADAKQRITGGEGFDYVFEVVGKSATARTAYETTRRGGTLCVVGAGALDDFLQLNMFELFFDEKRILPSMYGGGDVIRSYERAIALWRAGRIDLESLITHRVPLAGINEALEQMRTGAALRTCIEI
- a CDS encoding ABC transporter substrate-binding protein, with the protein product MSLRRRGTAAVLALAAALSLAACGGGDGGSDASEKEDTTKKKDVATGGKDFGDAAAKTAAMGTDAKPGQFPRTLTHALGTTELKAAPKRVVVLDVGELDNVVSLGIQPVGYAPSEGDDGIPGYLKKDAGSPKSVGTINNLNLEAIANLQPDLILGSQLRAADKYDELSKIAPTVFSIRPGFTWKENYLLNAAALDKTAEAKTKLAAYETKAKQLGTDIGPNKPTVSMVRYLPGKIRLYAKASFIGTILEDTGLPRPKNQQIDELAAEISPEKIDEADADWIFTGVYGDAKATKKDTAQANPLWKNLKAVKAGQAKDVPDETWYLGLGVTAANSVLDDLRADLVK